In Planctomycetota bacterium, a single window of DNA contains:
- the tssA gene encoding type VI secretion system protein TssA, whose protein sequence is MALINIESLTRPLEGENPCGENLRWDRAYLELERLAEGSEERQVGTTVIAAEEPDWREIRDKCVELLGRGRHLRLGVLLTVAAVRLEGYAGLRDGLKVIEVWLTQYWDTVWPVLDAEDNNDPTERVNAIGAIATPMATYGDKTRLLDRVYDCPICESRQLGKFSLRDVAVAAGTLKEAGGGSAQPGQEGAEKITISMIDGAFAETAETDRDRLEAIAQAAEEASASLDVISSAFSEKCGPGIGPDVMHLKTILKDASTAIRRRLSPDGSGSEQTTIETVEVTESGETVVVRRAGLSGEVTSRDEAVAALEKVIKYFEETEPSSPVPYVATLAKLMIGRDFRAITRVLPPDVVQVIDTATSNAQS, encoded by the coding sequence GTGGCGTTAATCAACATCGAGAGTCTGACCCGCCCGCTCGAGGGCGAGAACCCGTGCGGGGAGAACCTCCGCTGGGATCGCGCGTACCTCGAACTGGAGCGGCTGGCCGAGGGAAGCGAAGAGCGCCAGGTCGGCACCACCGTGATCGCGGCCGAGGAGCCCGACTGGCGCGAGATCCGCGACAAGTGCGTCGAGCTGCTGGGGCGGGGGCGGCACCTGCGCCTGGGCGTGCTGCTCACCGTCGCGGCGGTGCGGCTGGAGGGCTACGCCGGGCTGCGCGACGGGCTGAAGGTCATCGAGGTGTGGCTCACCCAGTACTGGGACACCGTCTGGCCCGTGCTGGACGCCGAGGACAACAACGACCCCACCGAGCGGGTGAACGCGATCGGCGCGATCGCCACGCCGATGGCGACGTACGGCGACAAGACCCGCCTGCTCGACCGGGTGTACGACTGCCCGATCTGCGAGTCGCGCCAGTTGGGGAAGTTCTCGCTCCGGGACGTGGCGGTCGCCGCCGGAACGCTCAAGGAAGCCGGAGGCGGGTCGGCGCAGCCCGGGCAGGAGGGCGCCGAGAAGATCACGATCTCGATGATCGACGGCGCGTTCGCGGAAACGGCGGAAACGGACCGCGACCGGCTGGAGGCGATCGCCCAGGCCGCGGAAGAAGCGAGCGCGTCGCTGGACGTGATCTCGAGCGCGTTCTCCGAGAAGTGCGGGCCGGGCATCGGGCCCGACGTGATGCACCTCAAGACGATCCTGAAGGACGCGTCAACGGCGATCCGACGCCGCCTCTCGCCGGACGGATCCGGTTCCGAACAGACCACGATCGAAACGGTGGAAGTCACGGAGTCGGGCGAGACGGTGGTGGTCCGTCGGGCGGGGCTGTCGGGCGAGGTGACGAGCCGGGACGAGGCGGTGGCGGCGTTGGAGAAGGTGATCAAGTACTTCGAGGAGACCGAGCCGTCGAGCCCGGTGCCGTACGTGGCGACCCTGGCGAAGCTGATGATCGGGCGGGACTTCCGGGCAATTACCCGGGTGCTCCCGCCGGACGTGGTGCAGGTGATCGACACGGCGACGTCGAACGCGCAGTCGTAG